From a region of the Methanolinea sp. genome:
- a CDS encoding amino acid permease codes for MGSLMETGGLSRSLGFVEVTLSGIGIILGAGIYALIGTAAAGAGNAVWLSFAISAVVALFTALSYAELSSMFPKSGAEYEYTAAALGEFVAFVVGWLIIFSGIVGAATVALGFGGYLGGLLIIPRLPAAIGLIVVLSVILVVGVRESALLAGLFTVVEGCGLVLVIIAGLPYLGKVDYFEMPLGISGVFTAAALVFFAYMGFEEMVKFSEETTDPERTVPRALMVALAVCTVLYVLVCFSAVSVVGWEGLAASDAPFAAVAVAAWGPGAARLLSVIALFATANTVLLMLLASSRISYGMARSGTLPRPLARVHATRRTPWVAVIVAGIGACIFLFPGDIEFVANVSNFTLFVTFLVVNASVIILRLRDPGRARPFRVPGRIGPLPVLPFFGIASCLFLFVQLTPEVIGIGTVLAITGCIVALFAGKRK; via the coding sequence ATGGGATCTCTCATGGAGACAGGCGGGCTCTCGCGGTCGCTCGGGTTTGTCGAGGTCACCCTCTCGGGAATCGGCATCATCCTCGGGGCCGGGATCTATGCCCTGATCGGGACAGCGGCAGCCGGGGCCGGTAACGCGGTCTGGCTCTCGTTTGCCATCTCCGCGGTGGTCGCCCTCTTTACCGCGCTCAGCTATGCCGAGCTCTCCTCGATGTTCCCGAAATCAGGGGCCGAGTACGAGTACACGGCGGCCGCGCTGGGGGAGTTCGTGGCCTTCGTGGTCGGCTGGCTGATCATATTCTCAGGCATCGTCGGTGCGGCCACCGTGGCCCTCGGGTTTGGCGGCTACCTGGGTGGACTGCTCATCATACCGCGCCTCCCTGCCGCAATCGGGCTGATCGTCGTCCTCTCCGTGATCCTGGTGGTGGGCGTCAGGGAGAGTGCGCTGCTGGCCGGGCTCTTCACCGTGGTCGAGGGGTGCGGCCTCGTCCTGGTGATCATCGCCGGGCTCCCGTACCTGGGAAAGGTCGACTACTTCGAGATGCCGCTCGGGATTTCCGGGGTCTTCACTGCCGCAGCGCTGGTCTTCTTCGCCTACATGGGCTTCGAGGAGATGGTCAAGTTCTCCGAGGAGACCACCGATCCGGAACGGACCGTGCCCCGGGCGCTGATGGTGGCGCTCGCGGTGTGCACCGTCCTCTACGTACTGGTCTGCTTCTCGGCGGTGAGCGTGGTGGGGTGGGAGGGCCTGGCCGCTTCCGATGCACCGTTCGCCGCAGTGGCGGTCGCAGCCTGGGGACCGGGGGCGGCCCGGCTCCTCTCGGTCATCGCCCTATTTGCCACGGCAAACACCGTGCTCCTCATGCTCCTTGCCTCATCCCGGATCAGCTACGGCATGGCCCGGTCAGGGACCCTGCCCCGGCCCCTGGCCCGGGTCCACGCCACGCGCCGGACCCCGTGGGTGGCGGTCATCGTGGCCGGCATCGGGGCGTGTATATTCCTCTTCCCCGGAGATATCGAGTTTGTGGCCAACGTCTCGAACTTCACCCTGTTCGTCACCTTCCTGGTGGTGAACGCATCGGTCATCATCCTCCGGCTCCGGGACCCGGGGCGGGCCCGCCCGTTCAGGGTGCCGGGCAGGATCGGCCCCCTCCCGGTGCTGCCGTTCTTCGGCATCGCCTCCTGCCTCTTCCTCTTCGTCCAGCTGACCCCCGAGGTGATCGGGATCGGGACGGTCCTGGCCATTACCGGCTGTATTGTCGCCCTGTTTGCCGGGAAGAGGAAGTGA
- a CDS encoding PAS domain S-box protein: MINILLVHDNSELIDATRSLLEKGGEVRVDTVGSTKQAVEVLRDRNYDVIVSYYQLPEVDGIEFFPEMNGIGLFRELRAQGNTTPFILYTRLGRDRVLLKDLNSAGEVVFSKGLEPRSPLTELRDLVYQAVLRKKLEREQVLRTDLLSSLLSLTPIWICLIRGGAMEWANTRMSSGLGYEEGGLVGKNATALFADRESFERASRELTLSIDADGWGRAETMLKKKDGSPVHCLLRVHAIDTRDPARGQVMVVEDVTEKKRLEEAVRESDIRTRELLMHAASMIMKIDLAGNITFFNTFAQNFFGYSRQELLGKNIHGTLIPAGEAGGREATGFASDAALNGEGVAVRISGMRTRDGSPVWVAWTTRAIRDAGGHVSEVVCIGHDITDHTSRERPRISTAMWKERVIGGTDISDEVFDAVFSICLEISREGREGKKVGTAFIIGDTENVLAKSRQLILNPFAGHHTADRMVTNHDLKENIKELAQLDGAFVIRGDGLIEAAARYITIDTSAVGVPKGLGTRHSSIAGITLVTGAIGIVVSQSGGKISIFRNGRMVQEIA; encoded by the coding sequence ATGATCAACATACTGCTCGTCCATGACAACAGCGAACTCATCGACGCCACCCGATCGCTCCTCGAGAAGGGCGGGGAGGTCCGCGTGGATACCGTCGGATCCACCAAGCAGGCCGTCGAGGTGCTCAGGGACCGGAACTACGACGTCATCGTCTCCTACTACCAGCTCCCGGAAGTGGACGGCATCGAGTTCTTCCCCGAGATGAACGGGATCGGGCTGTTCAGGGAGCTCCGGGCCCAGGGGAACACCACGCCGTTCATACTCTATACCCGTCTGGGCCGCGACCGGGTCCTCTTAAAGGACCTGAACAGCGCCGGCGAGGTGGTGTTTTCGAAGGGACTCGAGCCCCGCTCCCCCCTCACCGAGCTCCGCGACCTGGTCTACCAGGCCGTGCTCCGGAAGAAACTCGAGCGGGAGCAGGTGCTGCGAACCGACCTCCTCTCGTCCCTCCTCTCCCTCACCCCCATCTGGATCTGCCTGATCCGGGGGGGCGCCATGGAGTGGGCCAATACCCGCATGTCGTCCGGGCTGGGGTACGAGGAGGGCGGGCTGGTGGGGAAGAATGCGACCGCCCTTTTCGCCGACCGGGAATCGTTTGAACGGGCCTCCCGCGAACTCACCCTGAGCATCGATGCCGACGGCTGGGGGCGGGCCGAGACCATGCTCAAGAAGAAGGACGGAAGCCCGGTCCACTGCCTGCTCAGGGTCCACGCCATCGACACCCGCGATCCTGCACGGGGCCAGGTGATGGTCGTCGAGGACGTCACCGAGAAGAAACGGCTGGAAGAGGCGGTCAGGGAGAGCGATATCCGGACCCGGGAGCTGCTGATGCACGCCGCGAGCATGATCATGAAGATCGACCTTGCAGGGAATATCACCTTCTTCAACACCTTTGCCCAGAACTTCTTTGGCTACTCCAGGCAGGAACTGCTCGGGAAGAACATCCACGGGACCCTGATCCCCGCCGGCGAGGCCGGCGGCCGGGAGGCGACCGGTTTTGCAAGCGACGCGGCCCTGAACGGGGAAGGGGTCGCGGTCCGGATCAGCGGGATGCGGACCCGGGACGGCTCGCCGGTCTGGGTGGCCTGGACCACCAGGGCCATCCGGGACGCCGGGGGGCACGTCAGCGAAGTGGTCTGCATCGGCCACGACATCACCGACCACACCAGCCGGGAACGGCCGCGGATCAGCACCGCCATGTGGAAGGAGCGGGTGATCGGCGGGACCGACATCAGCGACGAGGTCTTCGACGCGGTCTTCTCCATCTGCCTCGAGATCTCCCGGGAAGGCCGGGAAGGCAAGAAGGTCGGCACGGCGTTCATCATCGGCGATACCGAGAACGTGCTCGCCAAGTCCCGCCAGCTGATCCTCAACCCGTTCGCCGGCCACCACACCGCAGACCGGATGGTCACCAACCATGACCTCAAGGAGAACATCAAGGAGCTCGCCCAGCTGGACGGCGCCTTCGTGATCCGGGGTGACGGCCTGATCGAGGCCGCTGCCCGCTACATCACCATCGACACCAGCGCCGTGGGTGTCCCGAAAGGGCTCGGGACGCGGCATTCGTCGATCGCGGGGATCACGCTCGTGACCGGCGCCATCGGGATCGTGGTCTCCCAGAGCGGGGGGAAGATCTCCATCTTCCGGAACGGGCGGATGGTCCAGGAGATCGCCTGA
- a CDS encoding DEAD/DEAH box helicase codes for MRTLSFADLGLTTDIQRAVGDQGFEEPTPIQSLAIPLLRDGKDVIGQAHTGTGKTAAYGIPIIEAVKPGEKKPQALVICPTRELAIQVSEELRKLAKYRKGIVILPVYGGQPIERQLHALRSGVQVVIATPGRLLDHLDRRSIDLSAVRTVVLDEADEMLDMGFRDDIEAILKKIPGQRQTVLFSATMSKEIRDLSARYLNDPRTVQVMHDRLSVPKIEQSYFEVRESGKIDVLSRLLDLHDPKLTLVFANTKRRVDEVVNHLQARGYLAEGLHGDMNQAQRERVMAKFREGRIDILVATDVAARGIDVPDVDLVVNFDVPQDPEYYIHRIGRTGRAGKSGTSFTFVSGREMWKLRDIQRFAKIRIAQQAVPAAHEITLRKAEILTGRVRRMIEEQDLAPATARVQQMMGDEYTSLEVASALLLLLSGDGPKPDK; via the coding sequence GTGAGAACCCTCTCCTTCGCCGACCTCGGCCTCACCACGGATATCCAGCGGGCGGTGGGCGACCAGGGCTTCGAGGAACCCACCCCCATCCAGTCCCTCGCCATCCCCCTGCTGCGGGACGGAAAAGACGTCATCGGCCAGGCCCACACCGGGACCGGGAAGACCGCCGCCTACGGTATCCCCATCATCGAAGCAGTGAAGCCTGGCGAGAAGAAACCCCAGGCCCTGGTAATCTGCCCCACCAGGGAGCTCGCCATCCAGGTCTCCGAAGAGCTCCGGAAGCTTGCGAAGTACCGGAAGGGAATCGTCATCCTCCCGGTCTACGGCGGCCAGCCCATCGAGCGGCAGCTGCACGCCCTCCGGTCCGGGGTGCAGGTGGTGATCGCCACCCCCGGCCGGCTCCTCGACCACCTCGACCGGCGGTCCATCGACCTGTCCGCGGTGCGGACCGTGGTGCTCGACGAAGCCGACGAGATGCTCGACATGGGCTTCCGGGACGACATCGAAGCCATCCTGAAAAAGATCCCCGGCCAGCGCCAGACAGTGCTCTTCTCGGCGACCATGTCAAAAGAGATCAGGGATCTCTCGGCCAGGTACCTGAACGACCCCCGGACCGTCCAGGTCATGCACGACAGGCTCTCGGTGCCGAAGATCGAGCAGTCTTACTTCGAGGTCCGGGAATCGGGAAAGATCGATGTCCTCTCCCGGCTCCTCGACCTCCACGACCCTAAGCTTACCCTGGTCTTCGCCAACACCAAGCGGCGGGTCGACGAAGTGGTCAACCACCTCCAGGCCCGGGGATACCTCGCCGAAGGACTCCACGGCGACATGAACCAGGCCCAGCGGGAACGGGTCATGGCAAAGTTCCGCGAAGGCCGGATAGACATCCTGGTCGCCACCGACGTGGCAGCCAGGGGGATCGACGTCCCCGATGTCGACCTCGTCGTCAACTTCGACGTCCCCCAGGACCCCGAGTACTACATCCACCGGATCGGGCGGACCGGCCGGGCCGGCAAGTCCGGCACATCGTTCACCTTCGTGTCCGGCAGGGAGATGTGGAAGCTCCGGGACATCCAGCGGTTCGCAAAGATCCGGATCGCCCAGCAGGCGGTCCCGGCAGCCCACGAGATCACCCTCCGGAAAGCCGAGATCCTCACCGGGCGGGTGCGGAGGATGATCGAGGAGCAGGACCTTGCCCCGGCCACCGCCCGGGTACAGCAGATGATGGGGGACGAGTACACCTCGCTCGAGGTCGCCTCGGCCCTGCTCCTGCTCCTGTCCGGCGACGGGCCAAAGCCGGATAAATGA